From one Triticum urartu cultivar G1812 chromosome 3, Tu2.1, whole genome shotgun sequence genomic stretch:
- the LOC125547349 gene encoding LOB domain-containing protein 24-like: MSTTGDVEVEMHEEDQEGGGRRCAACKYLRRRCAHDCVLAPYFPASHPHRYASVHRVFGASNVARLLQSLPVDERAQAAETMAMEAQWRVEDPVYGCTGIISQLQEEIQATQCELARTRAQLAIVPAHGAQLQGSPGELPPPPPPQRDDGHRVPISQMQGLGEAVPLLDPDEFLDFDGI; encoded by the exons ATGTCCACCACCGGCGACGTGGAGGTGGAAATGCACGAGGAAGACCAGGAAGGCGGCGGCAGGAGGTGCGCGGCGTGCAAGTACCTGCGCCGGCGGTGCGCCCACGACTGCGTGCTCGCCCCCTACTTCCCGGCGTCGCACCCCCACCGCTACGCCTCCGTCCACCGGGTCTTCGGCGCCAGCAACGTCGCGAGGTTGCTCCAG AGCTTGCCGGTGGACGAGAGAGCTCAGGCGGCGGAGACGATGGCGATGGAGGCGCAGTGGCGGGTGGAGGACCCGGTGTATGGATGCACCGGGATCATCAGCCAGCTGCAGGAGGAGATTCAGGCCACGCAGTGCGAGCTCGCCAGGACGCGGGCGCAGCTCGCCATCGTCCCCGCGCACGGTGCGCAGCTGCAGGGTTCCCCGGGTGAGCttccgcccccgccgccgccgcagcgtGACGACGGCCACCGCGTCCCAATCTCGCAGATGCAAGGGCTGGGAGAGGCGGTGCCGTTGCTTGACCCGGACGAGTTCCTAGATTTCGACGGGATTTGA
- the LOC125546269 gene encoding SUMO-conjugating enzyme SCE1, producing the protein MSSGGIARGRLAEERKAWRKNHPHGFVAKPETLGDGTVNLMVWHCTIPGKQGTDWEGGYFPLTLHFSEDYPSKPPKCKFPTNFFHPNVYPSGTVCLSILNEDSGWRPAITVKQILVGIQDLLDQPNPADPAQTDGYHLFIQDPAEYKRRVRVQAKQYPALV; encoded by the exons atgtctTCCGGTGGGATCGCGCGCGGCCGCCTCGCCGAGGAGCGCAAGGCCTGGCGGAAGAACCACCCCCAC GGCTTCGTCGCCAAGCCGGAGACGCTGGGCGACGGCACGGTCAACCTCATGGTCTGGCACTGCACCATCCCCGGCAAGCAAGGG ACTGATTGGGAAGGTGGATACTTCCCTCTCACCCTTCATTTCAGCGAGGATTACCCCAGCAAGCCTCCCAAGTGCAAGTTCCCTACGAACTTCTTCCACCCGAATGTCTACCCTTCGGGGACAGTCTGCCTTTCAATCCTCAATGAGGACAGC GGCTGGAGACCTGCTATTACTGTGAAGCAAATCCTTGTTGGAATTCAGGACTTGCTTGATCAGCCAAACCCGGCTGACCCTGCCCAGACTGATGGTTATCACCTTTTCATCCAG GATCCAGCTGAGTACAAGAGGCGTGTTCGGGTGCAGGCAAAGCAGTATCCCGCATTGGTCTGA